The following are encoded together in the Pleurocapsa sp. FMAR1 genome:
- a CDS encoding AAA family ATPase, which produces MFLEERSGKVWRLHRDRVYQLGRNPDRDIRFDLPDISRLHAELFWDGEAWCLRDCDSVHGTYIEAEQISQQQLYPHQWFSLGQKSGVMLRLLPQLESRALVKEDFYYLEPPDSSFDWSSFQGHDQMRSQLVDHANLILDANLNQPVQGILLLGAKGRGIRFLCRCLSERLSKERDRTFNFISRDLAEANNLYQASKLIRKWLKETSKNSPAVLLLQNFDVFYRYLEKAQDRDFERSDTGQTTWWNRFWGKLGIADIASESEKARQLKEKHDDNLEIYWQWNSDPKHQEQKTIIIASAGNVAQIPDEVQQPGTVFSFVLSVPLASLEGRVAILNKYLHQTGTPLDVKLNLTALAQKFGRINAHQIEQAVKGAEEHRYKRGEICLQWQDFEPFLPLASAAIWQHIFLDEDIVRPLPKWAESLRGWELSNPQLSEVPQGIIFTGASGTGKTTLAQLLAKDANCELISVTPGKIKSPLVGQSVQNLQDIFIDARAKAPAIILLDEIEAILPRREEQVGDPTTVEVVNQFLQEFDRLSDSAGVIVIGTSNRVEQIDPAVLSRLTARIDLPLPKVTQRLQMLEYFLTKSSTRTLELGRDIDLDYYAQLLTGKSGRDIEAIANRIVAQLPKSSLSLYRQDLDSVLIPKITGELTGVILPQRLSVELTRTLAQFLQAFANPQLTPPVGVLLSGFPGTGKTEIARAMARLGGIQFQSVSSGEVRDKYIGESNRKLARIFAQARRNAPTILFFDEIDGLFPSRDEQSVQHEIELVNQFLQEVDGVGNSGRGIFILGATNRAENVDAAVRDRLSKTIAIPLPELDERVAMLKLFVGARPVAADLDLSAVALLLAGKSGRAIKAKVEETYYLACQDSEVGDITLEHFQRAILWTGDNSNVPDLVLPPVIMERVEQTLITLKNLPQALSLGLPLPKGMLLTGAPGTGKTQIARYLSAKAGWFFRAISLSEIKSTYQGGNLKNLQAIFADARDRSPCILFFDEIDSLFPRRENTGNSPEVELVNEFLQQVDGAALSAPGIFLLGATNRADTVDPAVVSRLQQTLEVPLPGVGERRIMLEHALQQKNWQLADDVELETVSRQLQGRSGRDIQGVLTKIGQAYIQRQGWSSQQVILNRADFEKGLLPAVEIDQSAWDELILSPELKQTLQQTLERFLRFFRDPIRGVTPPQGMLLYGPPGTGKTQVARVLAQAAGCRFIDLSIAEMRSQYVGEASKRLTQTFERAKREAPTILFIDEIDALFPQRESNVSQYEVELINQLLQELDGFRGGATGVFVIGATNYAERVDNAVRSRLNKLVEIPLPAQPERIAMLRLFAREMPTASDLDWTRIARLLQGKSGRDIRQVVNEVGQYASDRSSDEESLTLDIDDFLTVIQAKAPQGELTWDDIILPMQIKEELKRLIKLVANYANLPLGINPPKGALLYGESGTGKTQIARVMASVGQLYFKSYTPADIRSKWVGQSSRNLADVFNQARQQSPAIIFFDELESLFPHRGGMGSGDADLENQNLVNQFLQEVDGVKAQGGYVFVLGATNYLENIDAAVRSRLQKKITIPLPGTVEIEQILKRKIHPNWILAEDVDLAAYISFLIGRSGRDIATGIETAAQLAFDDWTEGALILSNSHFQQAFNSMIVT; this is translated from the coding sequence ATGTTCTTAGAAGAGCGATCGGGAAAAGTCTGGCGACTGCATCGAGATCGAGTTTACCAATTAGGTCGCAATCCCGATCGGGATATTCGCTTCGATCTTCCCGATATTTCTCGTCTACATGCCGAGCTTTTTTGGGATGGCGAAGCCTGGTGTTTGCGTGACTGCGATAGCGTTCATGGAACTTATATTGAAGCAGAACAAATTAGCCAGCAGCAGCTATATCCCCATCAGTGGTTTAGCTTGGGTCAGAAATCGGGGGTAATGCTACGTCTGTTACCCCAACTGGAATCTCGGGCTTTAGTTAAAGAAGATTTCTATTATCTAGAGCCGCCTGACTCATCGTTTGACTGGTCGAGCTTTCAGGGACATGACCAGATGCGAAGTCAACTGGTAGACCACGCTAATTTGATTCTTGATGCTAATCTCAATCAGCCAGTTCAAGGAATTCTGCTGCTGGGCGCAAAAGGTCGCGGTATCCGCTTTTTATGTCGTTGTCTGAGCGAACGATTGAGCAAAGAGCGCGATCGCACCTTTAACTTTATCAGTCGAGATCTGGCAGAGGCGAACAACCTCTACCAAGCTAGCAAACTAATTCGCAAGTGGCTCAAGGAGACTAGTAAAAACTCGCCAGCAGTACTTTTGCTGCAAAATTTTGATGTTTTCTATCGCTACCTAGAAAAGGCTCAAGATCGAGACTTCGAGCGCAGCGATACGGGACAGACAACCTGGTGGAATCGCTTTTGGGGTAAGCTTGGCATAGCGGATATAGCATCGGAAAGCGAAAAAGCACGTCAGCTTAAGGAAAAACACGACGACAACCTAGAAATTTACTGGCAGTGGAATTCCGATCCAAAGCATCAAGAGCAAAAAACAATTATCATCGCTTCGGCAGGTAATGTAGCTCAGATTCCCGATGAAGTACAGCAGCCTGGTACGGTTTTTAGCTTTGTACTTTCAGTTCCCCTGGCAAGTCTAGAAGGTAGAGTAGCAATTCTTAATAAGTATCTCCATCAAACAGGTACGCCTCTGGATGTCAAATTAAATTTAACTGCTTTAGCTCAGAAATTCGGTCGAATCAACGCTCACCAAATCGAGCAGGCTGTTAAGGGCGCAGAGGAACATCGCTATAAAAGAGGAGAAATTTGCCTACAGTGGCAAGATTTTGAACCATTCCTGCCCCTTGCATCAGCAGCAATTTGGCAGCATATTTTTCTGGACGAGGATATTGTTCGACCGCTGCCAAAGTGGGCTGAAAGTTTGCGAGGCTGGGAATTATCGAATCCTCAACTATCAGAGGTACCACAGGGAATCATTTTTACAGGGGCATCGGGGACGGGAAAAACTACCCTTGCCCAGCTATTAGCCAAAGATGCTAACTGCGAATTAATTAGCGTCACCCCAGGTAAGATCAAGAGTCCCCTAGTAGGTCAGAGCGTACAAAACCTCCAGGATATCTTTATCGATGCCCGTGCCAAAGCTCCTGCAATAATTCTACTGGATGAAATTGAAGCTATTTTACCCAGAAGAGAAGAACAAGTAGGCGATCCAACTACTGTAGAGGTAGTTAACCAGTTTTTACAGGAGTTCGATCGCCTGAGCGACTCCGCAGGAGTAATAGTTATCGGCACTAGTAACCGAGTAGAACAGATCGACCCTGCCGTATTATCTCGACTTACTGCGCGTATTGACCTCCCGCTGCCAAAGGTGACACAGCGATTGCAAATGCTGGAGTATTTCCTGACCAAAAGCTCGACGCGCACTTTAGAACTTGGTAGGGATATCGATTTAGACTATTACGCTCAACTCCTGACGGGCAAATCGGGTCGGGATATAGAAGCGATCGCCAATCGAATCGTCGCTCAGTTACCAAAATCGAGCCTGAGCCTCTATCGACAAGACTTAGATTCAGTTTTGATTCCTAAAATAACGGGGGAGCTAACGGGAGTAATTTTGCCCCAACGCCTGAGCGTAGAATTGACTCGCACTCTGGCACAGTTTCTTCAGGCTTTTGCCAACCCCCAACTAACTCCACCAGTAGGTGTACTGTTATCTGGCTTTCCTGGGACGGGAAAAACCGAGATTGCCAGAGCGATGGCGCGTCTGGGAGGAATTCAGTTTCAGTCAGTAAGTTCGGGGGAGGTGCGCGATAAATATATTGGCGAAAGCAACCGTAAATTAGCGCGGATTTTTGCTCAGGCTCGTCGTAACGCCCCCACAATCTTGTTTTTTGATGAAATTGATGGTTTGTTTCCCAGTCGCGACGAGCAGAGCGTCCAGCATGAAATCGAACTGGTCAATCAATTTTTACAGGAGGTAGATGGAGTCGGCAACAGCGGACGGGGTATTTTTATTCTGGGAGCTACTAACAGGGCGGAAAATGTTGATGCGGCGGTGCGAGATCGCCTGTCGAAGACGATCGCCATTCCCCTACCCGAACTTGACGAACGGGTAGCAATGCTCAAACTATTTGTTGGCGCTCGCCCTGTCGCTGCCGATTTAGACTTGTCGGCTGTAGCCCTGTTACTCGCAGGAAAATCTGGACGGGCAATTAAAGCCAAAGTAGAAGAAACCTATTATCTAGCTTGTCAAGATTCTGAAGTAGGCGACATAACGCTCGAGCATTTTCAACGGGCTATTTTGTGGACGGGAGATAATAGCAACGTTCCCGACTTAGTTCTACCGCCTGTAATTATGGAACGGGTAGAGCAAACTCTGATAACTCTCAAAAATTTACCTCAGGCTCTTAGTTTGGGGCTACCGCTGCCAAAGGGAATGCTGTTAACAGGTGCGCCTGGTACGGGAAAAACACAGATTGCCCGCTATCTTTCTGCCAAGGCGGGCTGGTTCTTTCGAGCGATTTCTCTTAGTGAAATCAAAAGCACCTATCAGGGCGGAAACTTAAAAAATTTGCAGGCAATATTTGCCGATGCTCGCGATCGCTCTCCCTGCATTCTCTTTTTTGATGAAATAGATTCTCTGTTCCCCCGTCGCGAAAACACTGGCAACAGCCCCGAAGTAGAATTAGTCAATGAATTTTTACAGCAGGTAGATGGTGCAGCCCTCTCAGCCCCAGGAATCTTTTTATTGGGAGCAACCAATCGTGCCGATACAGTAGATCCAGCCGTGGTTTCTCGTCTGCAACAAACATTGGAAGTCCCGTTACCAGGGGTCGGGGAGCGACGAATTATGCTCGAACACGCCCTACAGCAGAAAAACTGGCAGCTTGCAGATGATGTCGAACTAGAAACCGTTAGTCGTCAACTGCAAGGAAGATCGGGGCGGGATATTCAAGGTGTCTTAACCAAGATAGGACAGGCTTATATCCAAAGACAGGGTTGGTCGAGCCAACAGGTGATACTTAATCGGGCTGACTTTGAAAAAGGATTGCTTCCCGCCGTCGAAATCGACCAGTCCGCCTGGGATGAATTAATCCTCAGTCCCGAACTAAAACAAACCCTGCAACAAACTCTCGAACGTTTTTTGCGCTTTTTCCGCGATCCAATTCGTGGCGTTACTCCCCCCCAAGGAATGCTGCTATATGGTCCACCAGGGACGGGAAAAACTCAGGTGGCTAGGGTGTTAGCTCAAGCTGCTGGCTGTCGCTTTATCGACTTATCTATTGCCGAAATGCGATCGCAGTATGTGGGAGAAGCGAGTAAAAGACTGACCCAAACTTTTGAACGAGCTAAACGAGAAGCACCAACGATCCTTTTTATCGATGAGATTGACGCTTTATTTCCCCAACGAGAAAGCAATGTTTCTCAGTATGAGGTCGAACTAATCAATCAGCTTTTACAGGAGCTTGATGGCTTTCGGGGAGGAGCGACAGGAGTATTTGTCATAGGGGCGACTAATTACGCCGAACGAGTAGATAATGCAGTACGTTCTCGTCTGAATAAGCTGGTAGAAATCCCCTTACCCGCCCAGCCCGAACGAATAGCTATGTTACGCCTGTTTGCCCGAGAAATGCCGACTGCTAGCGATCTAGACTGGACGCGCATTGCTCGCCTGCTACAAGGAAAGTCGGGGCGAGATATTCGACAGGTAGTCAATGAGGTAGGTCAGTACGCTAGCGATCGCTCATCTGACGAAGAATCTTTGACTTTGGATATAGATGATTTTCTCACAGTAATTCAGGCAAAAGCACCTCAAGGCGAATTAACCTGGGATGATATTATCCTACCAATGCAGATTAAGGAAGAACTCAAGCGTTTGATTAAGCTAGTCGCTAACTACGCCAATCTACCTCTGGGAATTAATCCCCCCAAGGGAGCATTACTATATGGAGAATCTGGAACTGGTAAAACTCAAATCGCCAGAGTAATGGCTTCAGTAGGACAACTATATTTCAAAAGTTATACCCCCGCAGACATCAGAAGCAAATGGGTAGGACAAAGTTCTCGCAATTTAGCCGATGTCTTCAACCAAGCTCGCCAGCAATCCCCCGCCATTATCTTTTTTGACGAATTAGAGTCCTTGTTTCCCCATCGTGGCGGTATGGGCAGTGGTGATGCAGATTTAGAAAATCAAAACCTAGTCAATCAATTTCTTCAGGAAGTAGACGGAGTGAAAGCTCAAGGGGGTTACGTGTTTGTCTTAGGTGCAACCAATTACCTAGAGAATATAGATGCTGCTGTACGCTCTCGTTTACAAAAGAAAATCACCATCCCCCTTCCTGGAACAGTAGAAATCGAGCAGATCTTAAAGCGTAAAATTCATCCGAATTGGATCTTAGCTGAGGATGTCGATCTAGCCGCGTATATCTCGTTCCTAATTGGTCGTTCGGGACGAGATATTGCTACGGGAATAGAAACCGCAGCACAGCTAGCTTTTGACGACTGGACAGAAGGTGCTTTAATTTTGAGCAATAGTCATTTTCAGCAAGCTTTTAATAGCATGATCGTCACCTAG
- a CDS encoding serine/threonine protein kinase gives MNQASKPKRIASYQVEQLVGQGSFALVYAVKDNFDLRQPVRALLELIIKGDNEEKKLRKRTFKRTAEILDKVSHYSIPKVHALFESDGKLYLVQEFIHGTNYSKYLDGENPALSIAEVETVFWSVLDGLAQLHSKKIVHRDIKPSNLMRRHTDNSTVIIDFGSACDLSTLNAVETSIGTNEQLGYTRIYTPGYAHPEQRDGMATATPQWDLYALAKTILALRLGKNPPWNQPISVEELGFSQQMTQLLEEMLKTEGCQLIDACDAIALDLESNQPVAVSATRTVRKGRRKNRKWLVLGGLVTAIVALTGGIYVFAPEPISSLFKNVRVPFVPQCPNYVKNELKLPVPDRGFAARFYYPENSVAGNSTLEILQSGNLVAQATDEVPGFIWVKSLADGSNFPTGNYTMRITVPKSLPYEKEVTLDPDFPIAYLGNVGAIQVVCELNAKTPIAK, from the coding sequence ATGAATCAAGCGTCTAAGCCAAAGAGAATAGCTAGCTATCAAGTAGAGCAGCTTGTTGGGCAAGGTAGTTTTGCTCTGGTTTATGCTGTGAAAGATAATTTCGATCTTCGCCAGCCAGTAAGAGCTTTATTAGAACTGATAATCAAGGGAGATAATGAAGAAAAGAAGTTAAGAAAGCGCACTTTTAAACGAACGGCGGAAATACTCGATAAAGTCAGTCATTACAGCATCCCTAAAGTTCACGCTTTGTTTGAGAGTGATGGGAAACTTTATCTAGTTCAGGAATTTATCCACGGAACTAATTATAGCAAGTACCTAGATGGTGAAAATCCTGCTTTAAGCATCGCTGAAGTTGAAACAGTTTTTTGGTCGGTATTAGATGGTTTGGCTCAACTTCACAGCAAAAAAATTGTCCATCGAGATATTAAGCCGAGCAATTTGATGCGCCGACACACAGACAACTCGACGGTAATTATCGATTTTGGTTCTGCCTGCGATCTAAGTACTTTAAATGCGGTGGAAACAAGCATCGGTACGAACGAACAGCTAGGATACACGCGGATTTATACTCCAGGCTACGCTCATCCAGAGCAGCGAGACGGCATGGCAACCGCCACTCCGCAATGGGATCTTTATGCTTTAGCTAAAACTATTCTCGCTTTGCGCCTGGGCAAGAATCCACCTTGGAATCAGCCCATATCAGTAGAAGAATTAGGCTTTTCACAGCAGATGACTCAGCTGCTTGAGGAGATGCTCAAGACAGAAGGATGTCAGCTAATCGATGCTTGTGACGCGATCGCCCTAGATTTAGAATCAAATCAACCAGTTGCGGTTTCGGCGACGAGAACGGTTCGCAAAGGTAGGCGTAAAAACAGAAAATGGCTGGTTTTAGGCGGATTGGTAACTGCCATAGTAGCTCTGACAGGAGGAATTTATGTTTTCGCGCCCGAACCTATAAGTAGTCTATTTAAAAATGTACGGGTTCCTTTTGTGCCTCAATGTCCCAACTATGTCAAAAACGAGCTAAAGCTACCAGTACCCGATCGCGGTTTTGCAGCTAGGTTTTACTATCCAGAAAATTCTGTAGCGGGAAATTCGACTCTCGAAATTTTACAGTCGGGCAACTTAGTAGCTCAGGCTACAGACGAAGTTCCAGGTTTTATTTGGGTTAAGTCTTTGGCTGATGGCAGTAATTTTCCGACAGGAAACTACACCATGCGAATCACGGTACCTAAAAGTTTGCCTTACGAAAAAGAAGTGACTCTCGATCCTGATTTTCCCATTGCTTATTTGGGAAATGTTGGGGCGATACAGGTTGTCTGTGAGTTGAATGCAAAAACTCCCATAGCTAAGTAA
- a CDS encoding tetratricopeptide repeat protein: MIKPNFSQNERLSLDPKDSSNSLKVVRWKTSLFLLSTAALLVPSLPLRAEIVRGIIKNYSPQNQQATISLGEEDDVGKYDRGKIQLTSLDSPNTKFIGANVTVISVEENSAVVSVREVPGIQVPIQAGTEVVLDTDSGLAQREEEAKVIATQQAEEARRQQQLEEARAEQARRQREAEQARAEEARRQREAEEARIIEARRQQQLEAERTEQARQQQQQAEAEAATTAQPDIASQPDLPSQAQPDKIKLEEAEDLWNSEAKAEDVDKLPSDYLLAYTSAREQPSPESYYKFAQVLINYEIFDKASEWLEETKVRFPETATVNNLYRAVALIEQGDIEAGSKILATTNLPQDPLTNDFKTYSYINQGQWDKVLSLSNTKTAASYNNNLIALYCRQPFTFDRETNLPPGNCPLPHQSFEIKEQDYNNDEEFTEVEQNERHKQAVAKLAREAIAAYPEDPYILNTLGFIALQSEDYETAYDRYQELSKLLALGSKIPPRFQIFKANAEKYAANYSQNHDFLARNTSDLASQRSEQDSVTDAVIIGGVGSTVLGVLNDAGPVGIAGGLLSAFLGMNKSKSKSKSIEEERNSVLDQMQVTFTEDMNLVPTPPELEANLLLKLTSRQADQRVNLNNN, from the coding sequence ATGATAAAACCTAATTTTAGTCAAAACGAGCGCCTGTCTTTAGACCCAAAGGATTCTTCTAATAGCTTAAAAGTTGTACGTTGGAAGACATCTTTGTTTTTGTTGTCTACTGCCGCACTGCTAGTTCCCAGCTTGCCCCTCAGAGCCGAGATCGTTCGGGGCATTATCAAAAATTATAGTCCTCAGAACCAGCAGGCTACTATTAGTCTGGGCGAGGAGGATGATGTAGGTAAATACGATCGCGGCAAAATTCAACTAACCAGTCTTGATAGCCCAAATACCAAATTTATCGGTGCAAATGTTACCGTAATTAGCGTTGAAGAAAATTCAGCCGTCGTTAGCGTTCGCGAAGTTCCTGGGATACAGGTGCCTATTCAAGCAGGAACAGAGGTGGTTTTAGATACTGATTCGGGTTTGGCTCAACGGGAAGAAGAAGCAAAAGTTATTGCCACACAACAGGCAGAAGAAGCCCGTCGTCAGCAACAGCTAGAAGAAGCTCGCGCCGAACAAGCCCGTCGCCAACGAGAAGCCGAACAAGCCCGTGCAGAGGAAGCCCGTCGCCAGCGTGAAGCCGAAGAAGCTCGTATTATAGAAGCTCGTCGTCAGCAACAGCTAGAAGCAGAGCGTACCGAACAGGCTCGTCAACAACAGCAACAAGCAGAGGCAGAAGCCGCCACAACAGCACAGCCCGATATTGCCTCACAACCCGATCTACCCAGTCAAGCTCAGCCAGATAAAATCAAACTAGAAGAAGCCGAAGATTTGTGGAACTCTGAAGCTAAAGCTGAGGATGTTGACAAATTACCTTCAGATTATCTTCTTGCCTATACTAGCGCCAGAGAGCAACCTAGTCCGGAAAGCTACTATAAATTTGCTCAAGTTCTAATTAACTACGAAATTTTTGATAAAGCATCAGAATGGCTAGAAGAAACTAAGGTACGTTTTCCTGAGACTGCGACAGTCAACAACCTCTATCGTGCGGTAGCTTTAATCGAACAGGGCGATATCGAAGCAGGGTCAAAGATTTTGGCAACTACCAATCTGCCTCAAGATCCCTTAACCAACGACTTTAAAACTTACTCATATATTAATCAGGGTCAGTGGGATAAAGTTTTATCTCTGTCTAACACCAAAACAGCGGCTAGCTACAACAACAATCTCATCGCTCTTTACTGTAGACAGCCGTTTACTTTTGATCGCGAGACAAATTTACCTCCAGGTAACTGCCCTCTGCCTCATCAATCTTTTGAAATTAAAGAACAAGACTATAATAACGATGAAGAATTTACGGAGGTCGAGCAAAACGAGCGACACAAACAAGCCGTTGCTAAACTAGCACGAGAAGCGATCGCTGCCTATCCAGAAGATCCTTATATTCTAAATACTCTGGGCTTTATTGCCCTTCAGTCTGAAGATTATGAAACTGCCTACGACCGCTACCAGGAGCTATCAAAACTACTGGCTCTTGGCTCAAAAATACCGCCTCGCTTTCAAATCTTCAAGGCAAATGCCGAGAAATATGCTGCCAACTACAGTCAAAACCACGACTTTTTAGCCAGAAATACTAGCGACCTCGCATCCCAGCGTTCGGAACAAGACTCCGTAACTGATGCCGTTATTATTGGTGGAGTAGGAAGTACTGTTCTTGGAGTCCTTAATGATGCTGGTCCAGTTGGTATTGCTGGGGGACTTTTATCTGCATTTTTAGGTATGAACAAGTCAAAGTCAAAGTCTAAAAGTATTGAGGAAGAACGAAACTCAGTTCTCGACCAGATGCAGGTTACATTTACCGAAGATATGAACCTAGTGCCAACACCACCAGAACTTGAAGCAAATTTGTTGTTAAAACTAACCTCCAGACAAGCAGACCAAAGAGTAAATCTTAACAATAACTGA
- a CDS encoding DDE-type integrase/transposase/recombinase, whose translation MSGVKYLNNSPEQDHRYTKLRVTTSQNFCNFWSAKRTISSYESMNMIRKGQIKNVKRDDIVGQIRFVLSLFGIAK comes from the coding sequence ATGTCTGGAGTGAAATACTTGAATAATTCGCCCGAACAAGACCACCGTTATACGAAGCTGCGAGTTACAACTAGCCAGAATTTTTGTAATTTTTGGAGTGCCAAGAGAACCATTTCTAGTTACGAATCGATGAATATGATCCGTAAGGGTCAAATCAAAAACGTAAAACGAGATGATATTGTAGGTCAAATCAGGTTTGTTCTTTCTCTATTTGGGATTGCTAAGTGA
- a CDS encoding helix-turn-helix domain-containing protein translates to MPAPYSYDLRKKAVDACSRGEKKRTICRLMKISRNTLDLWLKREQETGDSLKRSPSVPPEKSEKFRI, encoded by the coding sequence ATGCCTGCTCCCTATAGCTACGATTTAAGAAAAAAAGCCGTAGATGCCTGTTCTAGAGGTGAAAAGAAGAGAACTATTTGTCGATTGATGAAAATAAGCCGTAACACCTTAGACCTATGGCTGAAAAGAGAACAAGAAACAGGAGACTCTTTAAAGCGGTCGCCGAGCGTCCCACCAGAGAAGAGCGAAAAATTCAGGATTTAG